From the genome of Leptotrichia trevisanii DSM 22070:
AAAATTGCTTCACAACATATTTTCCTTTTAGATCTCTTATTTCTATCTGTATATTCATAAATTGTTGAAAGTAGATCTATAAACCAGATATTTTCATAGTAATATGTTCCAGTACAGTCGTGTCCCACCAAATCATATTCGAAAGGACCTGGTTTTATGTTTTCATTTAAAATATCTTCTAACTCATTTTTTATTTTCAGAATTTGTTTAAGATTTCTATGTGCCAAAACTTCATTTTCAACAATTTTTGCTATTTCTTCATCTTCAGGATAAATAAAATTTATTTTTAATTGCTCATCATCAATTACATTTTGAGATGTTTTCTGCTTTTTAGAATCCTTAAATATTTCTAGTAATTTCATTGTTACACTCGCTTTCTTTTTAGCGTTAGCTTTAAATTAATTATACCATAATAAATAAAAAAATTAAAATATAACTGATTATTTTAACAACAAACAAATGAAATTTGCTGTTTTTAATTTTAAAAATATGGTATAATTATATTAAAAATCATAGAGGTAAGGAGAACTTTAAAGTGCCGGTTTATTATAATGCGGATAGAAAGACTTGGTATGCGATGTTTTATGCTAAAGACTATAAAGGTGTGAATAAAAAGTACAAAAAGACAGGGTTTAAGAAGAAAAAAGAGGCTCAAGAATACGAATATGAATTTAAGAAAAAAATTGCTAAGTCCATGAATATGACGTTTCAATCGCTGTATGAGCTTTATTTTGAGGATTATAGTAAAAGACATAAGCCTACTGCGGTTAATACTGTAGAAACGTTTTTTCGTTTGCATATTTTACCGTTTTTTAGTGAAATTGAAGTGAATAAAATTACTCCTTTTATGATTCGGGAATGGCAAAATGAGATGCTGGAAAAGGAACACGGAAATGGGCAACTGTTTAGCGAAAATTCTAAGTCCAATATTTATGCGGCATTAAAAAGCATGTTTAACTGGGCTACGAAATATCAAGACTTAAATGAAAATCCATGTAAAAATATAGGGGCTTTTGGGAGCAAGAAAAATCGTTCGGAAATGAAAATATGGTCTATTAATGATTTTGAAAAGTTTATTGAAGTTTTAGAACTAGAAAATAAAGAGAAAAATGATAAATATTCTGATTTTATTATTGTTTTTAAAATTTTGTTTTGGACTGGGCTTAGGATTGGTGAAGTTTTGGCACTTTTGGAAAATGATATAAATTTGAATGAAAAATTTATTGATGTGAATAAGACTCTTTCACATATAAGTAAAAAGGACTATATCACTACTCCAAAGACTTTTGGTTCAATAAGAAAAGTTTTGTTGCCAGAAACTCTTATTTCAGATTTACAATTATATTTTTTTGAAACTTTAAAAATTAATCGAAATAAAAAAAATATAAAGAATAACAGAATTTTTAATTTAAAAAGTTCACAGCTTCGATATGTTTTAGAGAAATACAGTTTGCAAGCAAATTTACCCAAAATACGCCTTCACGACTTTAGGCATTCTCACGCTTCATATTTATTATTTATTCAAGCTGACATCACTGCTATCAGTAAACGGCTGGGACATGATAATTTGCAAACTACGATAAATACATATTCTCATTTGTATGAGGATGCGAATGCTCAGTTAATGGAAAAATTAAATAAATAGTTTTGTCAAACTATAAATAATAAAAATCAGGAGTTATATTTATTAATCTCTTATTAAAAAATTAGTTATCTAAAAGATATTTAATATAACTCCTATTTTTACATAAATCTATATTTTTTATTTTATTTAGGTTCAGCATCACTATGATAAAAAAGACTTTTCTAAAATTTCTCCTATCCCGTCTGCTCAGATAATTTAATGTAGCATTTCACATTCACCTTCAACATTAGTACTATAAATTAATAAATTGCCTGTATTATGATCTACATCCGCACAGTAATTATTCTTACTTGAAAAAACTTCTTTTGTAGGAATTTTAGCATTTTTATTATAATTATAATAAGTTCTGTAAACTTTGATGTTATTATATTTTGTGCTATTAATGTGGCATGATTTATATGTTGTTAAAATTGTTAAAGAGTCCGAATCATAATTTTTTTTCAAAATTTTTCCTCTCCCTTCACAATATCCCGATTTAATCCGTTCTGTTGCTGCTATATTAAATGAGCAAAATATAATTAATAATAGAAATAATATTCTCTTCATTTTAAACTTTCCTCCTTTCTATATAATTTATTGTTTTTTTAATAGTTTTCAGTAGCACTTTTTATCTAATATAATTATAACTTATATTTTTTAAAAAAGAATAGCCTGTATAAAAATTTTAAAACTTTAATTAATAATTGAATTATTAAAATTTAGGTGCTATACTATAAATATAAAATAAAATATAGTATTTTTATAACACAAATATTTTAAAAAATGTATAATGTATAAAAAATAGAACTTTTATAGAACTTTATAAAATTTAAAAACGTACTGTGTTATTTATTTTATAAGCTATATTAATAAAAATTCTATTTATGTTTTACATAAATAGAAAATATGAAAAATCAAAATAAACGATTTTAAGCAATTAAAAATCATCGACAATAAGACAATAAAAATAATGGCTAAGTTGAATTTAGGCTCTTATACGCTTTCTATTACGATGATTTTTTTCTTAATATTGTATTTTAATATAAAGTTATAAATTACATTGTTATTATTTACCTAAAATTTAGGTAAATAATAATTTTGAATTTGTACTTTTATTTTTTATATCTGTAATGTATATTTTTTTCTTTCAAAAAGTTTGTATCTTTTGCCATAAAGGCTGTTAATACAAATCTTAAATTTTTTACATTTTTATGCTGGGAAATTACTACAAAATAATTTAATTTTCCAATTTTCTTTTGATAAAAATGTTCTTTTCGGGATTTTGACTGTTTGGTTACAAAATCTGGATTTTCTAGCACTTCCTTTATTATTTCCAGTGAAATTTCAGGATGTTTTGGAAAAATATGCTCTTCAAACTGATTTTTACTCATTACTACTTTTTGGTGTAACTTTGCTTTAAATTCGTAGACTTCTATTCGTTTGCCTGTCTTTGTGTATCTAGTTTTTTCCTGTATCATATTTAACCTCTGTTCAAAACTCTTTTTAGCATTTTTTCGATTAAATCTTTTCTAAAAATTGAAATTAAGATAAACCAGATAAATAGGTAAATCACAGCAAATACTATTAAATTTATTGCGATGTCAAATCTTCCAAGCAAATTTAATTTTACCATTTTGGAAATATAAAAAGAAAATCCTGAAATTGCAAATGTAACAATAAGTATTACGAGATACTTAAAAGTCCGTAATTTTACGTATCTTTTTGCAAGCGAAGTATATAAAATTAAGAAATTTACCATTGCAGCAAATGATGTTGCGAATGTCAGTCCAACGTGCAGGTACTGTCTATATAATAACTCATCTAAAATAATATTAATACCAATTGCTGTAAATGAAGAAATTACAGGCAAAGTTCTATCTTTAAATACATAATGGCTTCTTGTTAAAAGATGTATTGTTGAGAAAAATAATAGCCCAATTGCGTAAAATTGTAATGTTTCGGATGTTATAACTACACTTCTTGTTGTAAAATGTCCTCTTTTGTAAATCAATGCTACAATTTCTTGTGCATAACCGAATAATATAACTGAAGATGGAACTATTAAAAATGCTAACATGTATAAACCTTGATGAACTACTCTTCGTACTGTTTTCATATTGTTTTTTATCACAGCTTTTGACAATGTAGGAAATATTACTACTGATAATGAAATGGCAAAAACTCCAATTGGTAACAAGTATAGACGGCTGGCATAATTTAAAGCACTAACAGTTCCTTTTGGTAACATTGTTGCATAACGGTTGTCTATAATTTCGTTTATTTGATAGCCAAAAATGCCAATTAGTGTTGGAATCATTAATTTGAACATTTCTACTACATACTCGTCTTTTAAATTAAAAGTAAATTTGTATGTTCTTACTATCTGAAAAAATTGTGGTAACATCATAGTCAGTTGGAAAACACCAGATAGTAAATATGCAATTCCTAAGCCGTAAATACCCATTTTATTTTTCAAAAAAAGCGTTCCAATTATAATTGTCAAATTAAACACAATTCCCATTGAAGCTGCAACTGCAAACTTTTTATAATTATTCAATAATGACGATACTACTCCAGAAAGTGCAATAAACAAAAAATAAAAAGCAACTATTTTTAGAAGAATGTTGGCTGTTTCAAACCTTTCTGAATCTGTAAACTTTGTTGTTATTTTTAAAATTTGTCTTGAAAATATAATCATTAAGATTGACATTGTCGATGTAAATGCAACTATTAAGTTTAATACTGAAAAAACAAATTCATCTGTCCTCTCTTTCCCCTGTTCTTCGATTCCACGATTATAAATTGGAATGAAAACTGTACCAAGCGATCCTTCTCCAAATAACGTTGTAAAAAAGTTGGGAATTTTTGTGGCACTGAAATATGCGTCTGTCATTCCTGTTGCTCCAAATACGCTTCCAATAATCATTTCACGGACAAGCCCTAGAATACGGCTTAGCATATTTATTATCATTACTATAAAACTAGATTTAAACATTAATTGATTTCCTTTCTTATTTTTATTATATTTCCTTATTCTTCATAGATTTAATAAAAAAATTGTTTTCTTCAACGATGATATCAATTTCCCCGTTCTTAAACATATCTAAAATACAGAGAAACAAAGTTACTATTCTGGATTTGGAAAATTTGTTTTTTAGCAGATGATTAAATTCTACCTGTTTATTAGCTTGGATAATTTGAGAAACTTCGGTATGAGCATCTTCAGCCGAATAATCATCTTTTTCCAAATTTATAATCATTTTTTCCTCAAGTTTATTTTTATCATTTAATTTGGAAGCAATTAAATTTTTTAGACTTTTAAACAAATTATCTAGACTTAGACTGGAAATATCATATTCTGTTATTTCCGCTCCGATACTTTCTGTTCCTGTTCTTGTGTGAGGAATATTGTATTCATTTTCATTCTTTGAAAATAATTCTGAAATCTCCTTGAACAACTGGTATTCTATTATTTTTTTTTCCAAATTTTCTATTTTCTCAAGTTTTTTATCCCTATTCAACACTGAATAGGCTTTAATTTCGATTAATTCCGTTGCCATTACCAGAAATTCGATTTTAATTTTTAGATTCAATTCCTTTTGTACATGAATATAGTTCAAATAATCGTCTATTATTTGTGAAATATTTATTGCATTTATATCCATTTTCTTTTTTTCGATTAGATGAATAAGTAAATCAAGAGGCCCCTCAAAATTTTCAATTTTTATTTGTATTGTATTTTCCATATTTTACCTATTTTTCTTTTTGATATTTCTTACGCCAGTATGATATTTTATTTTTCCAGTAATCTACATCTTTGCCTATCTGCTCTTTCAACTCATCCACTGATCCAAATTTTTTTTCGTGCCGGATATTTTCCAAAATTTCAATAAAAATAACTTTTCCATAAATATCTTTATTAAAGTCAAAAATATTAGTTTCAACACTCAATACACCTACATCAACTGTAGGATTTCGTCCAATATTCATAACTCCGTTATAAACTTTTTCATCACCTTGAATACGGATTTTTACACCATAAACTCCAAATTTAGGATAAATTTTATTTTCAAATCGTAAATTTGCTGTAGGAAAACCTATCATACGTCCAAGCTGTTTTCCGTAAACAACTTCCCCAAGAATAATAAAATTATGCCCTAAAAGTTTCCTAACTTTCTCAAAGTTTCCTTCCCTGATACAATTCCTAACTCTTGTGCTACTTATAATTTCTCTATTTTCATCTAATACAGCTTTCTGAACATTTAACTTTATATTTTTTTCTCTTAACAATTTTTCAAGTGTTTCAGCATTTCCGGATTTGCCTTTTCCAAATGTAAAATTAAAACCGCAGTAAACTTCGTTTGCATTTAAAATATTCACAATTATTTTTTCTACAAATTCTTCAACCGAATAATTCCTAACTTTCTCAAACTGTTCCAAATAGAGATAGTCAATTCCATTTTCATTTAATAAATACGCTTTTTCTGAACAAGTCGTTATTTTAGTCTGCTGATTTTTAGGATATTCGCTAAAAGTATAAACTATCGTCTTTAAATTTTTTTCTTTAGCTTCCTTCACAGCTTTTTGCAAAATAATCTGATGTCCAATGT
Proteins encoded in this window:
- a CDS encoding tyrosine-type recombinase/integrase — translated: MPVYYNADRKTWYAMFYAKDYKGVNKKYKKTGFKKKKEAQEYEYEFKKKIAKSMNMTFQSLYELYFEDYSKRHKPTAVNTVETFFRLHILPFFSEIEVNKITPFMIREWQNEMLEKEHGNGQLFSENSKSNIYAALKSMFNWATKYQDLNENPCKNIGAFGSKKNRSEMKIWSINDFEKFIEVLELENKEKNDKYSDFIIVFKILFWTGLRIGEVLALLENDINLNEKFIDVNKTLSHISKKDYITTPKTFGSIRKVLLPETLISDLQLYFFETLKINRNKKNIKNNRIFNLKSSQLRYVLEKYSLQANLPKIRLHDFRHSHASYLLFIQADITAISKRLGHDNLQTTINTYSHLYEDANAQLMEKLNK
- the murJ gene encoding murein biosynthesis integral membrane protein MurJ codes for the protein MFKSSFIVMIINMLSRILGLVREMIIGSVFGATGMTDAYFSATKIPNFFTTLFGEGSLGTVFIPIYNRGIEEQGKERTDEFVFSVLNLIVAFTSTMSILMIIFSRQILKITTKFTDSERFETANILLKIVAFYFLFIALSGVVSSLLNNYKKFAVAASMGIVFNLTIIIGTLFLKNKMGIYGLGIAYLLSGVFQLTMMLPQFFQIVRTYKFTFNLKDEYVVEMFKLMIPTLIGIFGYQINEIIDNRYATMLPKGTVSALNYASRLYLLPIGVFAISLSVVIFPTLSKAVIKNNMKTVRRVVHQGLYMLAFLIVPSSVILFGYAQEIVALIYKRGHFTTRSVVITSETLQFYAIGLLFFSTIHLLTRSHYVFKDRTLPVISSFTAIGINIILDELLYRQYLHVGLTFATSFAAMVNFLILYTSLAKRYVKLRTFKYLVILIVTFAISGFSFYISKMVKLNLLGRFDIAINLIVFAVIYLFIWFILISIFRKDLIEKMLKRVLNRG
- a CDS encoding segregation and condensation protein A; protein product: MENTIQIKIENFEGPLDLLIHLIEKKKMDINAINISQIIDDYLNYIHVQKELNLKIKIEFLVMATELIEIKAYSVLNRDKKLEKIENLEKKIIEYQLFKEISELFSKNENEYNIPHTRTGTESIGAEITEYDISSLSLDNLFKSLKNLIASKLNDKNKLEEKMIINLEKDDYSAEDAHTEVSQIIQANKQVEFNHLLKNKFSKSRIVTLFLCILDMFKNGEIDIIVEENNFFIKSMKNKEI
- a CDS encoding bifunctional riboflavin kinase/FAD synthetase yields the protein MKFITENLSEIEDIVKYNSDLEFTDYDKNLKEIKQNKNIVILGNFDGIHIGHQIILQKAVKEAKEKNLKTIVYTFSEYPKNQQTKITTCSEKAYLLNENGIDYLYLEQFEKVRNYSVEEFVEKIIVNILNANEVYCGFNFTFGKGKSGNAETLEKLLREKNIKLNVQKAVLDENREIISSTRVRNCIREGNFEKVRKLLGHNFIILGEVVYGKQLGRMIGFPTANLRFENKIYPKFGVYGVKIRIQGDEKVYNGVMNIGRNPTVDVGVLSVETNIFDFNKDIYGKVIFIEILENIRHEKKFGSVDELKEQIGKDVDYWKNKISYWRKKYQKEK